Proteins co-encoded in one Klebsiella michiganensis genomic window:
- a CDS encoding carbon-nitrogen hydrolase (NAD(P)-binding) produces MSGLKVSVLQQPLVWMDGAANLRHFDVLLEGVRGRDLIILPEMFTTGFAMEAAVQSMPEQEVIDWMQFKAQQTQAMIAGSAALQTERGPVNRFLLVQPDGKVHFYDKRHLFRMADEHHHYQAGEERVIIEWRGWRILPLVCYDLRFPVWSRNRNDYDLALYVANWPAPRSLHWQSLLQARAIENQAYVAGCNRVGTDGNGHHYRGDSRIISPQGEILANCEPHQAARLDADLSLIALREYREKFPAWQDADPFSL; encoded by the coding sequence GTGTCTGGTCTGAAAGTTTCCGTTCTGCAACAACCGCTCGTCTGGATGGATGGTGCCGCGAACCTGCGGCACTTTGATGTACTGCTGGAGGGCGTGCGCGGGCGTGACCTGATTATTCTGCCGGAAATGTTCACCACCGGCTTTGCGATGGAAGCCGCCGTGCAGTCGATGCCGGAACAGGAAGTTATTGACTGGATGCAGTTCAAAGCCCAGCAAACGCAGGCGATGATCGCCGGCAGCGCCGCCCTGCAAACCGAACGCGGGCCGGTAAACCGCTTCCTGCTGGTTCAGCCGGACGGCAAAGTTCACTTCTACGATAAGCGCCACCTGTTCCGCATGGCCGATGAGCATCATCATTACCAGGCCGGGGAAGAACGCGTGATTATTGAGTGGCGGGGCTGGCGTATTTTACCACTGGTTTGTTACGACCTGCGCTTCCCGGTGTGGTCCCGCAACCGCAACGACTACGACCTCGCCCTGTATGTTGCCAACTGGCCTGCCCCGCGGTCGCTGCACTGGCAAAGCCTGCTGCAGGCGCGTGCCATTGAGAACCAGGCTTATGTGGCAGGCTGCAACCGCGTGGGCACCGACGGCAACGGCCACCATTACCGTGGCGATAGCCGAATCATCAGCCCGCAGGGCGAGATCCTCGCCAACTGTGAACCGCATCAGGCGGCAAGGCTGGATGCCGATCTTTCGCTGATCGCGCTGCGCGAGTACCGGGAGAAATTCCCGGCCTGGCAGGATGCCGATCCTTTCAGCCTTTGA
- a CDS encoding aminotransferase V: MFDIQQFSQINPPHRLLMGPGPINADPRVLRAMASQLIGQYDPVMTGYMNEVMVLYRELFRTENKWTMLVDGTSRAGIEAILLSAIRPGDKVLVPVFGRFGHLLCEIARRCRAEVHTLEVPWGEVFSPQQIEDAIKSVKPRLLLTVQGDTSTTMLQPLAELGEICRRHGVLFYTDATASFGGNELLTDAWGLDAVSAGLQKCLGGPSGSSPVTLSPQMEEAIRRRKCVEEGIRTAAHQDGDEEMIYSNYFDLGMVMDYWGPERLNHHTEATSMLFAARECARVILEEGLDAGIARHELHGRAMVAGIQGMGLETFGDLENKMNNVLGVTIPAQVHGEEVRKLLLEDFHIEIGTSFGPLQGKIWRIGTMGYNARKDCVLQTLTALEAVLNRLGFKTVQGEAMQAAWNVYAQGTR, from the coding sequence ATGTTTGATATTCAGCAGTTTTCCCAGATCAACCCGCCGCACCGTTTACTGATGGGGCCAGGCCCGATCAATGCCGATCCGCGAGTGCTGCGTGCTATGGCGAGCCAGCTTATCGGCCAGTATGACCCGGTGATGACGGGTTATATGAATGAGGTGATGGTGCTGTACCGGGAGCTTTTCCGCACGGAAAACAAGTGGACGATGCTGGTGGACGGCACTTCCCGGGCGGGGATTGAGGCCATTTTACTGTCGGCTATTCGCCCCGGCGATAAAGTTCTCGTCCCGGTGTTTGGTCGCTTTGGTCACCTGTTGTGTGAGATTGCCCGTCGCTGCCGCGCCGAAGTGCACACCCTTGAAGTGCCGTGGGGCGAAGTGTTCAGCCCGCAGCAAATCGAAGACGCCATCAAATCGGTGAAACCTCGCTTGCTGCTGACGGTGCAGGGCGACACTTCTACCACGATGCTGCAGCCGCTGGCCGAACTGGGCGAGATCTGCCGCCGCCACGGCGTCCTGTTCTACACCGATGCCACGGCGTCGTTTGGCGGGAACGAACTGCTCACCGATGCCTGGGGGCTGGATGCCGTTTCTGCCGGGTTGCAGAAGTGCCTTGGCGGGCCGTCAGGCAGCTCACCTGTCACTCTTAGCCCGCAAATGGAAGAGGCTATCCGCCGCCGTAAATGTGTGGAGGAAGGCATTCGCACCGCCGCTCATCAGGACGGCGACGAAGAGATGATCTATTCCAACTACTTCGATCTGGGCATGGTCATGGATTACTGGGGGCCGGAACGCCTGAACCACCACACCGAAGCGACGAGCATGCTGTTTGCCGCCCGGGAGTGCGCCCGCGTTATCCTGGAAGAAGGTCTGGACGCCGGTATTGCCCGGCATGAACTGCACGGCAGGGCGATGGTGGCAGGCATTCAGGGGATGGGGCTGGAAACCTTCGGTGATCTTGAAAACAAGATGAACAACGTTCTCGGCGTGACTATTCCGGCTCAGGTTCACGGCGAAGAGGTCCGTAAACTCCTGCTGGAAGACTTCCATATTGAGATAGGCACCTCCTTTGGCCCGCTGCAGGGCAAAATCTGGCGCATCGGCACCATGGGCTATAACGCCCGGAAAGACTGCGTGCTGCAAACGCTTACCGCGCTGGAAGCGGTGCTTAACCGCCTCGGGTTCAAAACCGTGCAGGGTGAAGCGATGCAGGCGGCGTGGAACGTTTACGCGCAGGGTACCCGCTGA
- a CDS encoding DNA polymerase IV (involved in translesion DNA polymerization with beta clamp of polymerase III; belongs to Y family of polymerases; does not contain proofreading function), with product MRKIIHVDMDCFFAAVEMRDNPALRDIPLAIGGSAQRRGVISTANYPARKYGVRSAMSTAMALKLCPHLTLLPGRFEAYKEASSHIREIFARYTPLIEPLSLDEAYLDVTHSEHCQGSATLMAREIRQAIADELNLTASAGIAPIKFLAKIASDLNKPNGQYVITPEQVPDFLATLPLGKIPGVGKVTAAKLETLGLRTCADVQNADLAMLLKRFGKFGRVLWERSQGIDEREISNDRQRKSVGVERTLAEDIHEWHECEEIIERLYPELERRLAKERADLRIARQGIKLKFNDFQLTTQEHVWPKLNKEDLIATARKTWLERRGGRGVRLVGLHVTLLDPQLERQLLLGL from the coding sequence ATGCGTAAAATCATTCATGTCGATATGGACTGCTTTTTTGCCGCCGTTGAGATGCGTGATAATCCGGCCCTGCGCGATATCCCGCTCGCCATTGGCGGCAGCGCCCAGCGGCGCGGCGTGATCAGCACGGCGAACTATCCAGCCAGAAAATACGGCGTGCGCAGCGCGATGTCGACCGCAATGGCGTTGAAACTGTGTCCGCACCTTACTCTGCTACCGGGGCGGTTTGAGGCCTATAAAGAAGCCTCCAGCCATATTCGAGAAATCTTCGCCCGCTATACCCCGCTCATCGAACCTTTGTCGCTGGATGAAGCCTATCTGGACGTGACCCACAGTGAGCACTGCCAGGGCTCGGCCACGTTGATGGCCCGAGAAATTCGCCAGGCCATCGCCGACGAACTGAACCTGACCGCCTCAGCCGGTATTGCGCCGATTAAATTTCTGGCCAAGATTGCCTCCGATCTCAATAAACCCAACGGCCAGTATGTTATTACGCCCGAACAGGTACCGGACTTTTTAGCGACGCTGCCGCTCGGGAAAATTCCCGGCGTGGGCAAAGTGACGGCAGCGAAACTCGAAACCCTCGGCCTGCGAACCTGTGCCGACGTACAAAATGCCGACCTGGCGATGCTGTTAAAGCGCTTCGGGAAATTTGGCCGGGTGCTTTGGGAGCGCAGCCAGGGCATAGATGAGCGGGAGATCAGTAACGATCGTCAGAGAAAGTCGGTGGGGGTAGAGCGGACGCTGGCCGAAGACATACATGAATGGCACGAATGCGAAGAGATTATTGAACGTCTGTATCCTGAACTTGAGCGGCGGTTGGCCAAAGAGCGGGCCGATCTGCGCATCGCCCGGCAGGGCATCAAGCTCAAGTTTAACGACTTCCAGCTGACGACCCAGGAACATGTCTGGCCGAAGCTGAATAAAGAAGACCTGATTGCCACCGCCCGGAAAACCTGGCTGGAGCGGAGGGGAGGGCGCGGCGTCCGGCTGGTGGGGCTGCATGTGACCCTGCTCGACCCACAGCTGGAGAGGCAGTTACTGCTGGGGTTGTGA
- a CDS encoding allantoate amidohydrolase, which translates to MAAPRMDVNYAEVAAQRVMDRADQLAAISESAGQLTRVYLSVQHLRANQLVAGWMEQLGMTTWQDAVGNICGRYEGRQEGAKAILLGSHLDTVRNAGRYDGMLGVLCALEVVAYLSQHNIQLEQAIEIVGFGDEEGTRFGVTLLGSRGITGSWPEHWLGCEDAGGVSVAQAMTIAGLDPTRIASAERPKSDFSAYLELHIEQGPVLEEQGLALGVVTAINGARRLNCSFTGHAGHAGTVPMALRKDALAAAAEWMTFIESATRHRGPDEVATVGTLSCAPGAVNVIPGDVQLTLDIRSPRDESLGSLLGQLLAEGEAIAARRGMQFSAEAYYAIPATPCDAGLQATLTQAVNEVQGRSLSLPSGAGHDAIAIAERWPSAMLFVRCEKGVSHHPAESVTESDVALAVQAFTRAVTLLAE; encoded by the coding sequence ATGGCCGCGCCGCGTATGGATGTGAATTATGCGGAGGTTGCCGCCCAGCGCGTGATGGACAGAGCTGACCAACTGGCAGCCATCAGCGAAAGCGCAGGCCAACTGACCCGGGTTTACCTTTCGGTGCAGCATCTGCGGGCGAATCAACTGGTGGCCGGCTGGATGGAACAGCTCGGCATGACGACCTGGCAGGATGCGGTCGGTAATATTTGTGGGCGTTATGAGGGCAGGCAAGAAGGCGCGAAGGCTATCCTGCTGGGTTCTCATCTTGATACGGTTCGCAACGCGGGGCGCTACGATGGGATGCTCGGGGTGTTGTGCGCCCTGGAAGTTGTGGCGTATCTCTCTCAGCACAATATCCAGCTCGAACAGGCCATCGAAATTGTAGGCTTTGGCGATGAGGAGGGCACCCGTTTCGGCGTCACTCTGCTGGGGAGCCGGGGTATCACCGGCAGTTGGCCAGAGCACTGGCTGGGCTGTGAAGATGCCGGCGGCGTGAGCGTGGCGCAGGCGATGACGATTGCCGGCCTGGATCCCACCCGAATTGCCAGCGCGGAGCGGCCAAAAAGCGATTTCAGCGCCTACCTGGAACTGCATATCGAACAGGGGCCCGTGCTGGAAGAGCAGGGGCTTGCGCTGGGCGTAGTCACGGCCATTAATGGCGCCCGTCGCCTGAACTGCAGTTTTACCGGCCATGCGGGCCATGCGGGGACGGTGCCGATGGCGCTGCGTAAAGATGCGCTGGCCGCTGCCGCCGAGTGGATGACCTTTATTGAATCCGCCACGCGCCACCGCGGCCCCGACGAAGTCGCCACCGTGGGGACGTTAAGCTGTGCCCCTGGCGCGGTGAACGTCATCCCCGGCGACGTTCAGCTTACCCTGGACATCCGCAGCCCGCGTGATGAAAGTCTGGGGAGTTTACTGGGCCAGCTTCTTGCCGAAGGGGAAGCCATCGCTGCCCGTCGCGGCATGCAGTTTAGCGCAGAAGCCTACTACGCTATTCCGGCCACGCCGTGTGACGCGGGGCTGCAGGCAACGCTAACCCAGGCGGTGAACGAAGTTCAGGGCCGGAGTCTGTCGTTACCAAGCGGAGCAGGGCACGACGCGATTGCTATCGCCGAACGTTGGCCGAGCGCCATGCTGTTCGTTCGCTGCGAGAAGGGAGTCAGCCACCATCCGGCGGAATCGGTGACTGAAAGCGATGTGGCACTTGCTGTCCAGGCTTTTACTCGCGCCGTCACGCTGCTGGCGGAATAA
- a CDS encoding glutamine amidotransferase: MCELLGMSANVPTDICFSFTGLVQRGGGTGPHKDGWGITFYEGKGCRTFKDPQPSFNSPIARLVQDYPIKSCSVVAHIRQANRGKVALENTHPFTRELWGRNWTYAHNGQLKGYRTLETGTFRPIGETDSEQAFCWLLHKLTQRYPRTPGNMEAVFRYITELGAELREKGVFNMLLSDGSYVMAFCSTNLFWITRRAPFGVAKLLDQDVEIDFQEETTPNDVVTVIATQPLTANETWHKIEPGKSALFCLGELIV, from the coding sequence ATGTGCGAACTGCTCGGGATGAGTGCCAACGTACCGACGGATATCTGTTTTAGTTTTACCGGACTGGTGCAGCGCGGAGGCGGAACAGGCCCCCATAAAGACGGCTGGGGTATTACCTTCTACGAAGGAAAAGGCTGCCGCACGTTTAAAGATCCGCAGCCGAGCTTTAATTCGCCCATCGCCCGCCTCGTCCAGGATTACCCGATTAAATCCTGCTCGGTTGTGGCACATATTCGCCAGGCGAACCGCGGCAAAGTAGCGCTGGAAAATACCCATCCGTTCACCCGCGAACTGTGGGGCCGCAACTGGACTTATGCCCACAACGGGCAGCTAAAAGGCTATCGCACCCTGGAGACGGGGACGTTCCGCCCGATTGGCGAAACGGACAGCGAGCAGGCGTTCTGCTGGCTACTACACAAACTCACGCAGCGTTACCCGCGCACGCCGGGCAATATGGAAGCGGTGTTCCGCTATATTACTGAACTGGGTGCAGAGCTGAGAGAAAAGGGCGTGTTTAACATGCTGCTGTCGGACGGGAGCTACGTGATGGCGTTTTGCTCGACGAACCTGTTCTGGATCACCCGCAGAGCGCCGTTCGGCGTAGCCAAGCTGCTGGATCAGGATGTGGAAATTGATTTTCAGGAAGAGACCACACCGAATGATGTGGTCACGGTCATCGCGACTCAGCCGCTGACGGCCAACGAAACCTGGCACAAAATTGAGCCAGGCAAGTCGGCGTTATTTTGCCTCGGTGAGCTTATAGTTTGA
- a CDS encoding transpeptidase: protein MRKIALIIAMLSMPFFSFASLLNSGGVAAPVGKDSRQQLMGSPVYIQIFKEERTLELWVKMGEQYQLLNSYRICNYSGGLGPKQRQGDFKSPEGFYSVDRSQLKPDSRFYKAINIGFPNEFDRAHGYEGKYLMIHGACVSIGCYAMTDSGIDEIFQFVTGALVFGQPRVQVSIFPFRMTDANMERHKYSTYINFWKELKPGYDYFAANHQPPGVAVVSGNYVISKPAVMTPVQPQLASNYKLTEAK, encoded by the coding sequence ATGCGTAAGATCGCACTGATTATTGCGATGCTCTCTATGCCGTTTTTCTCTTTCGCCAGCCTGCTTAATAGCGGCGGTGTCGCCGCCCCTGTCGGCAAAGATAGCAGACAGCAGCTAATGGGCTCCCCGGTTTATATTCAAATCTTTAAAGAAGAGCGGACCCTGGAACTGTGGGTGAAGATGGGCGAGCAGTATCAGCTCCTCAACAGTTACCGCATCTGTAACTATTCCGGCGGCCTGGGGCCAAAACAGCGCCAGGGTGATTTTAAAAGCCCGGAAGGGTTTTATAGCGTTGATCGCAGTCAGTTAAAACCGGACAGCCGCTTCTATAAAGCCATTAATATTGGCTTCCCGAATGAATTTGACCGTGCTCACGGCTATGAAGGGAAGTACCTGATGATTCACGGAGCCTGCGTGTCCATTGGCTGCTATGCCATGACCGACTCCGGTATCGACGAAATCTTCCAGTTTGTGACCGGGGCTTTGGTGTTTGGCCAGCCGCGCGTGCAGGTCAGTATCTTCCCGTTCCGCATGACCGATGCCAATATGGAACGCCACAAGTACTCCACCTACATCAACTTCTGGAAAGAGCTGAAGCCTGGTTATGACTACTTCGCGGCCAACCATCAGCCACCGGGCGTGGCCGTGGTCAGCGGGAACTACGTCATCAGCAAACCTGCCGTGATGACGCCAGTTCAGCCACAGCTGGCTTCAAACTATAAGCTCACCGAGGCAAAATAA
- the gmhA gene encoding phosphoheptose isomerase (catalyzes the isomerization of sedoheptulose 7-phosphate to D-glycero-D-manno-heptose 7-phosphate), which produces MYQDLIRSELNEAAETLTNFLKDEANIHAIQRAAVLLADSFKAGGKVLSCGNGGSHCDAMHFAEELTGRYRENRPGYPAIAISDVSHISCVSNDFGYDYVFSRYVEAVGREGDVLLGISTSGNSGNVIKAIEAARAKGMKVITLTGKDGGKMAGTADIEIRVPHFGYADRIQEIHIKVIHILIQLIEKEMVKA; this is translated from the coding sequence ATGTACCAGGATCTTATTCGTAGTGAGCTAAATGAAGCGGCGGAAACGCTGACTAACTTCCTTAAGGATGAAGCCAACATTCATGCCATCCAGCGCGCAGCGGTGCTGCTGGCAGATAGTTTCAAAGCGGGCGGCAAAGTACTGTCCTGCGGAAACGGTGGCTCACACTGCGATGCTATGCACTTTGCGGAAGAGTTAACTGGCCGCTATCGTGAAAACCGCCCGGGCTACCCGGCGATCGCGATTTCTGACGTGAGCCACATCTCCTGCGTCAGCAACGATTTTGGCTACGACTATGTCTTCTCTCGCTACGTTGAAGCCGTTGGCCGCGAAGGCGACGTGCTGCTGGGGATCTCCACTTCCGGCAACTCCGGCAACGTCATCAAAGCGATTGAGGCTGCCCGCGCGAAAGGCATGAAAGTCATTACCCTGACCGGCAAAGACGGCGGCAAAATGGCCGGCACGGCGGACATCGAAATTCGCGTGCCGCATTTCGGTTATGCGGACCGTATTCAGGAAATTCACATCAAAGTGATCCACATCCTGATTCAGTTAATCGAAAAAGAAATGGTTAAAGCTTAG
- a CDS encoding aminoacyl-histidine dipeptidase (catalyzes the hydrolysis of Xaa-His dipeptides), with amino-acid sequence MSELSQLSPQPLWDIFAKICSIPHPSYHEEALAEHILSWAKEKGLHVERDQVGNILIRKPATPGMENRKPVALQAHLDMVPQKNNDTVHDFTKDPIQPYIDGEWVKARGTTLGADNGIGMASALAVLADDSVAHGPLEVLLTMTEEAGMDGAFGLQAGWMQADILINTDSETEGEIYMGCAGGIDFITTLPLQREAVPAGFDTFKLTIKGLKGGHSGADIHLGLGNANKLLARFLLAHAAELDARLLDLNGGTLRNAIPREAFATLAVPAAKAAELKSAANDYLAVLKNELSAVEKNLTVLVEATASDKQALTAKTRDTFLHLLNATPNGVIRNSDAVKGVVETSLNAGVVTMGDDSAEIICLIRSLIDSGKDYVVSVLESLGELAGAKTVAKGSYPGWQPDANSPVMGLVRETYQKLFNQTPNIMVIHAGLECGLFKKPYPEMDMVSIGPTITGPHSPDEQVHIESVGQYWTLLTELLKAIPAK; translated from the coding sequence GTGTCTGAATTGTCTCAATTATCGCCACAGCCGCTGTGGGATATTTTTGCCAAAATCTGTTCTATTCCGCATCCGTCCTATCATGAAGAAGCGCTGGCGGAACACATCCTGTCCTGGGCAAAAGAAAAAGGCCTGCACGTCGAACGTGACCAGGTGGGAAATATCCTGATTCGCAAGCCTGCTACCCCGGGCATGGAAAACCGCAAACCTGTGGCGCTCCAGGCGCACCTCGACATGGTGCCGCAGAAAAACAACGACACCGTTCACGACTTCACTAAAGATCCTATTCAGCCGTACATCGACGGCGAGTGGGTAAAAGCGCGCGGCACCACTCTGGGCGCAGACAACGGCATCGGTATGGCATCCGCGCTGGCGGTGCTGGCTGACGACAGCGTGGCGCACGGCCCGCTGGAAGTGCTGCTGACCATGACCGAAGAAGCCGGGATGGACGGCGCATTTGGCCTGCAGGCGGGCTGGATGCAGGCAGATATCCTGATCAACACCGACTCCGAAACCGAAGGTGAGATCTACATGGGCTGCGCGGGCGGGATCGACTTCATCACCACGCTGCCGCTGCAGCGTGAAGCCGTTCCTGCTGGGTTTGACACCTTCAAGCTGACCATCAAAGGGCTGAAAGGCGGCCACTCTGGCGCAGATATTCATCTGGGCCTGGGGAACGCCAACAAGCTGCTGGCTCGCTTCCTGCTGGCTCATGCAGCGGAACTGGATGCACGCCTGCTCGATCTGAACGGCGGTACTCTGCGGAACGCGATTCCGCGTGAAGCCTTCGCCACGCTGGCCGTGCCTGCGGCGAAAGCAGCCGAGCTGAAGTCTGCGGCCAACGACTACCTGGCCGTCCTGAAAAACGAGCTGTCTGCAGTAGAGAAGAACCTTACCGTTCTGGTTGAGGCCACGGCTTCTGATAAACAGGCGCTGACCGCCAAAACTCGCGATACCTTCCTGCACCTGCTGAACGCGACGCCAAACGGCGTGATCCGTAATTCCGACGCAGTGAAAGGCGTGGTTGAGACTTCCCTGAACGCGGGCGTTGTGACCATGGGCGACGACAGCGCAGAAATTATCTGCCTGATTCGTTCCCTGATCGATTCCGGTAAAGACTACGTGGTTAGCGTGCTGGAGTCCCTGGGTGAACTGGCCGGGGCAAAAACCGTGGCCAAAGGCAGCTATCCTGGCTGGCAGCCGGACGCTAACTCTCCGGTGATGGGCCTGGTGCGTGAGACTTACCAGAAGCTGTTCAACCAGACGCCAAACATCATGGTTATCCACGCCGGTCTGGAATGCGGTCTGTTCAAAAAGCCATACCCGGAGATGGACATGGTTTCCATCGGGCCAACCATTACCGGCCCGCACTCCCCGGACGAGCAGGTACATATTGAGAGCGTTGGCCAGTACTGGACGCTGCTGACCGAGCTGCTGAAGGCGATTCCGGCGAAGTAA
- the fadE gene encoding acyl-CoA dehydrogenase (functions in fatty acid oxidation; converts acyl-CoA and FAD to FADH2 and delta2-enoyl-CoA), which yields MLILSIVLTVVLLGVLFYHQANLLLSSVILLAWTAALGFAGIWSFWVLVPLAVILVPLLVTPLRKSLISAPVFRGFRKVMPPMSRTEKEAIDAGTTWWEGDLFRGKPDWQKLHNYPQPKLTEEEQAFLDGPVEEACRMANDFQITHELADLPPELWAFLKEHRFFAMIIKKEYGGLEFSAYAQARVLQKLSGVSGILAITVGVPNSLGPGELLQHYGTEEQKDHYLPRLARGLEIPCFALTSPEAGSDAGAIPDSGVVCMGEWQGEQVLGMRLTWNKRYITLAPIATVLGLAFKLSDPNRLLGGEEDLGITCALIPTHTPGVEIGKRHFPLNVPFQNGPTRGKDIFVPIDFIIGGPKMAGQGWRMLVECLSVGRGITLPSNATGGLKTVAMATGAYAHIRRQFKISIGKMEGIEEPLARIAGNAYVMDAAASLITYGIVLGEKPAVLSAIVKYHCTHRGQRAILDAMDIVGGKGIMLGDGNFVARAYQGAPIAITVEGANILTRSMIIFGQGAIRCHPYVLEEMAAAQNNDVNAFDKLLFKHIGHVGSNKMRSLWLGLTNGLGSSTPTRDATKRYYQYINRLSANLALLSDVSMAVLGGSLKRRERISARLGDVLSQLYLATAVLKRYEDEGRNEADLPLVHWGVQDALYQAEQAIDDLLRNFPNRFVAGTLRLVIFPLGRRYDAPSDALDHKLAKILQVPSATRTRIGRGQYLTPSEHNPAGLLEAALLDIMAAEPIHQRVCKELKRNLPFTRLDELAKQLLGEGKITADEAAILTKAEASRLRSINVDEFDPEALATQPVKVPEKHRKVEAA from the coding sequence ATGTTGATTTTAAGCATTGTCCTTACCGTTGTTCTGCTGGGTGTGTTGTTCTATCACCAGGCAAATCTGCTGCTTAGCAGCGTGATTCTGCTCGCGTGGACCGCCGCGCTGGGCTTCGCTGGCATTTGGTCTTTCTGGGTGCTGGTTCCGCTGGCGGTGATTCTGGTGCCGCTGCTGGTGACGCCGCTGCGTAAATCACTGATTTCCGCCCCTGTCTTCCGTGGCTTCCGTAAAGTGATGCCGCCGATGTCCCGCACCGAAAAAGAAGCCATCGACGCCGGCACAACCTGGTGGGAAGGCGATCTGTTCCGCGGCAAGCCGGACTGGCAGAAGCTGCATAACTACCCGCAGCCAAAGCTGACCGAAGAGGAGCAGGCGTTCCTTGATGGCCCGGTGGAAGAAGCCTGCCGCATGGCGAACGACTTCCAGATAACCCATGAGCTGGCAGACCTGCCTCCTGAGCTGTGGGCCTTCCTGAAAGAGCATCGCTTCTTCGCGATGATCATTAAGAAAGAGTACGGCGGCCTCGAGTTTTCTGCCTATGCGCAGGCTCGCGTCCTGCAAAAACTGTCCGGCGTTTCCGGGATCCTGGCGATTACCGTCGGCGTGCCTAACTCTTTAGGCCCGGGTGAACTGCTGCAGCACTACGGCACCGAAGAGCAAAAAGATCACTACCTGCCACGCCTGGCGCGCGGTCTGGAAATTCCTTGCTTCGCGCTGACCAGCCCGGAAGCCGGTTCCGATGCCGGTGCAATCCCGGACAGCGGCGTGGTTTGCATGGGCGAATGGCAGGGCGAACAGGTGCTTGGTATGCGCCTGACCTGGAACAAACGCTATATTACGCTGGCCCCGATCGCCACCGTGCTGGGCCTGGCGTTTAAACTGTCTGACCCGAACCGCCTGCTCGGCGGCGAAGAAGACCTCGGTATTACCTGTGCGCTAATCCCAACCCACACGCCGGGCGTGGAAATCGGTAAACGCCACTTCCCGCTGAACGTGCCGTTCCAGAACGGCCCAACCCGTGGGAAAGACATCTTTGTGCCTATCGACTTTATTATCGGCGGCCCGAAAATGGCCGGCCAGGGCTGGCGCATGCTGGTTGAGTGCCTGTCCGTGGGTCGCGGCATCACTCTGCCATCTAACGCCACCGGCGGTCTGAAAACCGTGGCGATGGCTACAGGGGCCTACGCTCACATCCGCCGTCAGTTCAAGATCTCTATCGGTAAAATGGAAGGGATTGAAGAGCCGCTGGCGCGTATCGCCGGTAACGCCTACGTGATGGATGCTGCTGCCTCTTTAATTACCTACGGTATCGTGCTCGGTGAGAAACCTGCCGTACTCTCTGCGATTGTTAAGTACCACTGTACCCACCGCGGCCAGCGCGCCATTCTTGATGCGATGGATATCGTCGGCGGGAAAGGCATCATGCTCGGTGACGGTAACTTCGTGGCCCGTGCTTACCAGGGGGCGCCGATTGCTATCACCGTTGAAGGCGCCAACATTCTGACCCGCAGCATGATTATCTTCGGCCAGGGCGCAATTCGCTGCCATCCGTACGTGCTGGAAGAGATGGCCGCGGCGCAGAATAACGACGTGAATGCCTTCGATAAACTGCTGTTCAAACACATCGGCCACGTAGGCAGCAACAAAATGCGCAGCCTGTGGCTGGGCCTGACCAATGGCCTGGGCAGCAGCACGCCAACCCGCGATGCGACTAAACGCTATTACCAGTACATTAACCGCCTGAGCGCAAACCTGGCGCTGCTGTCGGATGTCTCCATGGCCGTGCTGGGCGGTAGCCTGAAGCGCCGGGAGCGTATCTCCGCTCGCCTGGGCGATGTACTGAGCCAGCTTTATCTGGCGACGGCGGTGCTGAAGCGCTACGAAGATGAAGGCCGTAACGAAGCGGATCTGCCGCTGGTTCACTGGGGCGTGCAGGACGCGCTGTATCAGGCTGAACAGGCGATCGATGACCTGCTGCGCAACTTCCCGAACCGCTTTGTGGCCGGCACGCTGCGCCTGGTTATCTTCCCGCTGGGCCGTCGCTACGATGCTCCGTCCGATGCCCTGGACCACAAGCTGGCGAAAATCCTGCAGGTGCCGTCGGCAACCCGTACCCGTATTGGCCGCGGTCAGTACCTGACGCCGAGCGAGCATAACCCTGCTGGCCTGCTGGAGGCCGCCCTGCTGGATATTATGGCCGCTGAGCCTATCCACCAGCGCGTCTGCAAAGAGCTGAAGCGCAATTTGCCGTTCACTCGTCTGGATGAACTGGCGAAACAGCTGCTGGGTGAAGGCAAGATCACCGCTGATGAAGCAGCGATTTTGACCAAGGCTGAAGCGAGCCGCCTGCGCAGTATCAACGTGGATGAGTTTGATCCGGAGGCGCTGGCAACACAGCCGGTGAAGGTGCCGGAAAAGCACAGAAAGGTTGAAGCCGCATAA